The Eucalyptus grandis mitochondrion, complete genome nucleotide sequence AGTGTACCTCAAATATGTTGCATGCTAATGTTGAATTAACAACAGCACAAGCAAACGACCTATCGAATAAATACTGCATCACTTCAAACAGAAAGACTAAAGGCCACCTATCTGTGGCCGACTTTAAGTCAAAAGAGAAGCAGTGTTTATTGCCAACTAATCGATCAAGAGGAGCTTCTTGATTCACATTGGTATCCTTTTCATTTGTTGCAATGAAGCTAGCCAATAAGAACCTCTGATTGATCTAGTTTCCAATGAGGAAAATCCGCCTTTTGCCTCCTCCTTCAACCGAGCAACCTAGTTTTCCAGTCATAGGTGGCACTCCAAGCTCTTCAACAGAAGGTAGAATTGGACCAACAGTTCTTTCGAACTCGTCCAAATCCACCCCTGTGAAGAACTTCTTCATAGGATCAAGTGCATACCTGATTCTATGAGGCCACCGAAGAACCAAGTTAGAATGAAATTAAAAAACAATGCTTCCTTGTCCGTGTGGAACATGGATTAGCATTATGTCATTCCTACAAGTGATCCCCCATCCAGGATTAGAAGAAGTGCTATATGAGGACTTTGAGATCAAATAGAATATGTTTTTTTCCATTCCTCGTGAGCCACTTATTTCTCCGAAAGACGAGATCAAAGTGATTTTCCTCCTTTTTCCCAATAAGTCGACGGACTTACACCATTGGGATACTTCGAATAAACTGGAGTACATATAGGATACACCGGTGCTAAAACCTTTTCTCAAGATATGAGGAAGAAAAAGATATCATGATGTAAGTCGATTATTCCTTGCATCATAGGTGTTGCTGCGTCTTGAGATCCTAATTGCCATGGTTCCGCTGCATCACAATAGCTCCTTCTGAGGAATACATCACAAGTGAGGAATACCCCACAAAGAGCAATTGGAATTGGTAACCAGAAAATGACACTTTTCAAAATTTTGACAAAAGGTGGAAATTTTTCAAACATATTGATGGATTGAGAGAAAATGATTCCCTACAGACAGAAAGAGATTCCTTCCTGTACGAGTCGTGAAGAATTAGATAGAGCTTTGGTTGGTTGTTGACCAACGGAAAGCATGGGAGTTTTGGGCGTATGAAGAAAAGTCACTTTTTCTTCTCTTACGATATTTCGAGTTGGATGAACGGATCGCTCCTAAATAGAGACGTTCTCAACTCTACGAGAAAGCAACTGAAAGCAAATCATCGAATAAAGAGAGAGAAATCCAATCCACTCTTAGTCGATACCCAGTATCTCCCTTAGATAGGGGGAGTTTGGGCCATGCATTCGAAGATCTTGGGAAACTCCATTCAAAAAATGGAGTTCCCTTTGGTCCCTTACTGCAACATCCCCGCCTTGGAGGTCAATTTGATCCCGCTTGGCGGTTAAAAAATCCACGAATGCTTCTTCCGGATTGTAAGCCGCATTCTTCTCTAAGGCAGGATGTTGAGCAAGGATACCCTTCAAGATCGAATAGCTTTCATGTTTGCCTTCGCGGATCTGTAGATCTCGATTCTCAAAGTCGAGTAATCGATTATATTCCCCCTGAGAGGAACAATTCTCGAGTAGCGCTTTGATTTCGGACCAATAGACCCCTTTGTCCTTATCAAGGAGGAAAATGCTTCCTTTATTTTCCAAGAAAGAAATTCGGTTGTGCATGGACGCCTCGAACCCCCTATTGTGGGTAACTGGCCAAGGCTCTTGTAGCACCCGCTCCTCGAAGGAAGTCTTCCCCGTCCACGAGGAAGAGTTGGACGAGCCCGAATCTCCCGAGGAGGCCATCATCATGGTACCGTATTGTGTCTCGGCAGTCATGACGGTCCCCACACCGAAAATAACAACTAACAGTTGATTCACGAAAAGACCCACTTTCAAGAGAAAGTAAAGTCTCAGAGAAAAAGAAAATAGAATTATGAAAAATAGAATAAAAAAAAATAGAATACAGAAAAGGGGAAAGCCGTACTTTTCTTTCAAATGAAAAGAATAATGATGAAAGAGTAATATCACTAACAAAAGAAATGCTCCAAAAAGTACGAGATGAATACCAGTGGGCATTATAGCGATCTCTTCGGATCCCAGACACCGTCTAAAAAGAACGGCGGATAGGATATTTAGAAAGGTTACTACAGCTGCTAATAACATCTTTCTAGCCTGCATATTCGTGGAACTCCATCTCATTTAGAAAGCTTATCTCTATCTTTCAGAAACTTCACGGGAAGTGGTTTAGGAAAGGACTTTCGAATCGGATGCGCTCACCCAGCGAGAAAGGCCCTGACCCTGCCAACCAACTATCAAAAAGAAAGAAAGGAACGAAAGGAGAAGAGAACTTCGTATTTTGGTAATTCTCTACCAGATCCGGCTCGCTTATTGATAGAGTGAATAGATCTGCCATTTCTTGAAATCTCTCTTCTGATTCAAAATCGTGGTGTAACGTGTATCCCCCCCTGTTCCGGTCATGGAACAGATGAAATAAATCAAAAAATGTATTTTTGTTCAAGAATGAAATCTTATGGGAACTGTGCATATCCAGTTCATCCTTCGGAACCATATCACATCCCGGATCTGATGAAATAGGATGAATTGAGACGGTATTTTGTAAATACGTAATTATCTTGAATATATTAACTATTTCTTTATTTTCCGATCGCCTGGAAGGGACAAAAGAAACATCTTGTTCTTTCTTCAACAATTTCTGATCTCTAGTGGACCTCTCAGTAGGATTCGAACCCAGATGAAGTTCTGACCATCTGTCAGAGAAAAAAGAAAGAATGGATCTTGTAGGATTCCCAAGAAATTCTTCGATTTCTTCCGGAAGCAGATGATTCTTCATCTCCTTCTCACGTTCCGTGAATAGCCGGGAATATCCAGAAAGGCATTTAGAGAATCGGTCTGATTCTAGCTCTGTTCGTTCCGTTTGAAGAAAGGAAGGATCCCAAAGAATCGATCTTTCTTTTAGTTGTTGAATCTCTCTTTGATTGATCAATGTGTGATATTCCGAATCCTCATTACTAATGGAATCGAAATGATCTCTGGATTGATCAGAAGATCCTTTCAATTGGCTAGAATCCGTTACTTGAACGAAACTAGATCTTGTAGAATCATATTGAATATTTGACGATACATTCCGTACCTTGCTAAAAAACCGATCCTTGTTTACCAACCACACATTGTCTAACCAAATCCAATTCTCTCTCGATATGTTCCTCAAAAAATCCGATTCGGGCGGATTCTTCCCCCAACTAACGAAGAGATCTTGGCGGAATTGCCACATATGAAATTGAGCACAATTTTGCAAAGAAATAGCCCACTTCTTTCTCGAGAAGAGATGGGAAATAGGCTCAATATCATTTGATTGAATAGTTGACCCAGCTCCTTGTTGTTTGAAGAAACCCTCCACTTCAATTGGTATTTTTTCACGAAAAGCAAACATGAGATAACAAATCCAGTCTTTAACTAAGATTTCGAATAGCTGTCGCGAATTCAAGTTAATTATGTTTCGTCTCTTACTCGGAGAAAGACGATCCAAAAATTCCCAATCATGGTCCTTGCAGATCGGATCATCCATATAATATACAAAAAGAAACTCCAGATATTTGATATCTTTCTCTTTGAATGAGATCTCAATTCCAGCGACGGTTTCATTAGATATCTTACAACTAGAATCCCTCTTTTTTCCGATCCAGTTCCTCCACCACCGCGAACCCCAGTTCGATTCAGGCATGATACACTTTTTCGTTATTGGGAGAACCCAAGTACTCTCTTTCGGATCCAGGAAACAGCTCTCAGAGATCTTTTTTCCTTTTGGAAGATAGAGGAGCGAAACAATCAACCTATTGATATTGGAAGACCCAAAAGATTCTTCCAATGTATCATTTCTGGGTCCAATGGAATTCATAGGTATAGGAAGAAGCCCTGTCAAATAGAGATTTTTTCTTTCGACCATATTTCGATTGTTAATACGATATAGAAGGACCGCTACTACAAATAGTACTACACCCTTGATCGTGAAATATCGATTGCTTGTTGAACCCTGTGAATTGCGTGAAAGTAGGATACTCCAAATTCGGGGGTCCAAGAGTTTTATAAAACGTTCTTGGTGGAAAAAAATGTGAATGAAAGATCCCACGGAATTGAATTGGGTCCATGAATCTAAGAAATGGTGAGAATTCTTGATCTCTCTCAATATCTCTCTCAATTCGAAAATCCAGGATTTGAATTGATGTCCTTTCATTGATTTCTCCTAAATTGCATTGATTTCTCCTAAAGATTTCATTTCAATTGGAATTTGGTTATTCACCATGTACGAGGATCCCCGCTAAGCATCCATGGCTGAATGGTTAAAGCGCCCAACTCATAATTGGCGAATTCGTAGGTTCAATTCCTACTGGATGCACGCCAATGGGACCCTACAATAAGTCTATTGGAATTGGCTCTGTATCAATGGAATCTGATCATCCATACATAACGAATTGATGTGGTATATTCATATCATAACATATGAACAAACAGTAAGAACTCCAATTCTTATTGAGACTCGAACTCATAGGGAAGAAAATCGATTTATGGATGGAATCAAATATGCAGTATTTACAGACAAAAGTATTCGGTTATTGGGGAAAAATCAATATACTTTTAATGTCGAATCAGGATCAACTAGGACAGAAATAAAGCATTGGGTCGAACTCTTCTTTGGTGTCAAGGTAAAAGCTATGAATAGTCATCGACTCCCGGGAAAGGGTAGAAGAATGGGACCTATTCTGGGACATACAATGCATTACAGACGTATGATCATTACGCTTCAACCGGGTTATTCTATTCCACCTCTTAGAAAGAAAAGAACTTAAATCAAAATACTTAATATTAATAGCATGGCGATACATTTATACAAAACTTCTACCCCGAGCACACGCAATGGAGCCGTAGACAGTCAAGTGAAATCCAATACACGAAATAATTTGATCTATGGACAGCATCGTTGTAGTAAAGGTCGTAATGCCAGAGGAATCATTACCGCAGGGCATAGAGGGGGAGGTCATAAGCGTCTATACCGTAAAATCGATTTTCGACGGAATGAAAAAGACATATATGGTAGAATCGTAAGCATAGAATACGACCCTAATCGAAATGCATCCATTTGTCTCATACACTATGGGGATGGTGAGAAGAGATATATTTTACATCCCAGAGGGGCTATAATTGGAGATACCATTGTTTCTGGTACAGAAGTTCCTATAAAAATGGGAAATGCCCTACCTTTGAGTGCGGTTTGAACTATTGATTTACGTAATTGGAAGTAACCAATTAGGTTTACGACGAAACCTAGAAATCGATCACTGATCCAATTTGAGTACCTCTACAGGATAGACCTCAACAGAAAACTGAAGAGTAACGGCAGCAAGTGATT carries:
- the atp8 gene encoding ATP synthase subunit 8 (atp8), giving the protein MYSSLFEVSQWCKSVDLLGKRRKITLISSFGEISGSRGMEKNIFYLISKSSYSTSSNPGWGITCRNDIMLIHVPHGQGSIVF